In Leptospira sp. WS58.C1, a single genomic region encodes these proteins:
- the rpsL gene encoding 30S ribosomal protein S12, with the protein MPTISQLIRHGRKKQINKSKSPALKSSPQRRGVCTKVTTFTPKKPNSALRKVARVRLTTGIEVTAYIPGEGHNLQEHNVVLIRGGRVKDLPGVRYHIIRGTLDTLGIDKRRKGRSKYGTKKPKA; encoded by the coding sequence ATGCCTACAATTAGCCAACTTATACGTCACGGCAGGAAAAAACAGATTAACAAGTCTAAATCTCCTGCATTAAAAAGTAGCCCCCAACGCCGGGGAGTTTGCACGAAGGTGACTACCTTCACTCCGAAAAAACCGAACTCGGCTTTAAGAAAAGTCGCAAGGGTTCGTTTAACAACCGGTATTGAAGTGACCGCTTATATTCCCGGTGAGGGACATAACCTGCAAGAGCACAACGTTGTTCTGATCCGCGGGGGAAGGGTAAAAGACCTTCCAGGGGTTCGTTATCATATTATCCGTGGTACCTTGGATACTCTTGGTATCGATAAACGTCGTAAGGGTCGTTCTAAATATGGAACGAAAAAACCTAAGGCGTAA
- the rpsG gene encoding 30S ribosomal protein S7, which yields MSRRRGKVEPRKIQPDSVYGDANIAKFINCLMLDGKKSVAESLFYDALDLVQKKTGNDPYVTFKEALENVKPQVEVKSRRVGGVTYQVPIEVRPERRLALGIRWLIRYSRERNEKGMANKLAAEFIEAQKGTGAAIKKKEDIRKMADANKAFSHYRW from the coding sequence ATGTCTAGAAGAAGAGGAAAAGTAGAACCACGCAAGATCCAGCCGGATTCGGTTTATGGAGATGCAAACATCGCGAAGTTTATCAACTGCCTGATGTTGGACGGAAAAAAATCCGTAGCAGAATCTTTATTTTATGATGCTCTGGATCTGGTCCAAAAAAAGACCGGAAACGATCCTTACGTTACTTTTAAAGAAGCATTAGAAAACGTTAAACCGCAAGTGGAAGTAAAATCCCGTCGTGTGGGTGGTGTGACTTACCAAGTTCCTATCGAAGTTCGTCCTGAAAGACGTTTAGCTCTTGGGATCAGATGGTTGATCCGTTATTCCAGAGAAAGAAACGAAAAAGGTATGGCCAACAAGCTTGCTGCAGAATTTATCGAGGCTCAAAAAGGCACCGGAGCAGCAATCAAGAAGAAGGAAGATATCCGAAAAATGGCAGATGCGAACAAAGCATTCAGCCACTATCGCTGGTAA